A window of Streptomyces sp. NBC_01224 genomic DNA:
AGCAGCGACCTGCCGAGACCCTGGCCGCGGGCCGACGGACGGACCATCAGCTTGGCAACCTCCGCACGGTGACGGGCGTTCGGCAGCGGAGCCCGGACCAGGCCGATGGTCCCGGCCGGCCGTTCCGCGTCCCGGGCGATCCAGATCTGAAGGTGTCCCGCATCGACGGCCCCGGCCCTCTCCCGCCACCAGGCAGCGGCCACGTCACGGTCCAGCGGCGCGAGAAATCCCACCGATGATCCGCCGTTCACGGTCTCCACCAGGAGGCCGGCCAACTCATCGGCGTAGGTGACCAGTTCGGGTCCGGAGACCGGGACGATCTCGGTCATGAGACGGGTCCTTTCACGGCTTCACAGCATTCACGGCAGGACGATCATCAGTGCGTAGCGGACCTGTTCCGGTCCCGGACAGTGGAAGCGCGAAGGGCCGCGCAGCCGGAAGCGCAGGCAGTCGCCTCTGCGCACGGTGTGCACGGTGTTGTCGACGGTGATCTCCACTGTCCCCTCCAGCACCCAGACATGCTGCTCCACACCGGACACCGGCGCGTTCTCGTATGCGACGGCGGCTCCGGCGTCGAGAGTGCCCTCGATGACCTCCGCGCGCAG
This region includes:
- a CDS encoding GNAT family N-acetyltransferase; this translates as MTEIVPVSGPELVTYADELAGLLVETVNGGSSVGFLAPLDRDVAAAWWRERAGAVDAGHLQIWIARDAERPAGTIGLVRAPLPNARHRAEVAKLMVRPSARGQGLGRSLLAAAERSAADAGVTLLVLDTESGSPAERLYRSAGWAECGSIPDYACDPTGVLKPTTLYYKAVGSAQGASDRAASPSTSL